Proteins encoded together in one Alteribacter keqinensis window:
- a CDS encoding EAL domain-containing protein, with protein MDPLDIILHKENIAPFYQPVISCDEHIIAGYEVLGHLKTDKDWVSLGSFFRDGNVPAEYKWEIDEQIYNQAFAHYLTQEEQPFLFLNVDANVLDELDNHELLLNLLFQYEKQGLPLKKIVLEFREHDFQGDIESLSHLMKFFTTNGIQVAIDDLGKFGSNLDRLSKLEPNMMKIDLEGIGNHESAFDYRNVLEALAIFSRKIGATLLFKGIEDLHHLHIAWGHGGRFIEGGYLHKPGLSWISRDMVKQNLDEKVRSFIHRANSLLQEQIAFVLGLDEQLANLGKSLTRYKSDDEEAKAIAEQLSHMVFRVYMCERFGYQLTSNWKKDKEGNWYEETIAKGKNWSWRSYFLENVAQMESRKTGILSDVYRDIETNELVRTYSYPLSGNRFVFLDIDPSFLFEREWLL; from the coding sequence ATGGATCCTTTAGATATCATTTTACATAAAGAAAACATTGCGCCGTTTTACCAGCCTGTAATCAGCTGTGATGAGCATATTATTGCAGGATATGAAGTGCTTGGACATTTGAAGACCGACAAAGACTGGGTGTCCCTCGGCTCTTTTTTCAGGGATGGAAATGTTCCGGCAGAATACAAATGGGAAATTGACGAACAGATATACAACCAGGCGTTTGCTCACTACCTTACTCAGGAAGAGCAGCCTTTCTTATTTTTAAACGTTGATGCAAATGTTCTGGACGAGCTCGATAATCATGAATTGTTATTAAACCTTCTCTTTCAGTACGAAAAACAAGGTCTTCCCCTTAAAAAAATCGTTCTGGAGTTTCGTGAACACGATTTCCAGGGGGACATTGAAAGCCTGAGTCATCTGATGAAGTTTTTCACAACCAACGGCATTCAGGTAGCCATTGATGACCTGGGTAAATTCGGAAGTAACCTTGACCGTCTGTCAAAGCTTGAGCCAAACATGATGAAGATTGACCTTGAAGGGATCGGAAACCACGAATCAGCTTTTGATTACCGCAACGTTCTTGAGGCTCTTGCCATTTTCTCCCGGAAAATCGGAGCGACTCTTCTGTTTAAAGGAATAGAAGATCTTCATCACCTCCATATTGCATGGGGGCATGGAGGACGCTTTATTGAAGGGGGATACCTGCATAAACCCGGTCTTTCCTGGATCAGCAGGGATATGGTAAAACAGAACCTGGATGAAAAGGTCCGTTCCTTTATTCACCGTGCAAACAGCCTATTACAGGAACAGATCGCATTTGTTTTAGGACTGGATGAGCAGCTGGCCAATCTCGGGAAATCCCTCACCAGGTACAAGTCTGATGATGAAGAGGCAAAAGCGATTGCAGAGCAGTTAAGTCACATGGTTTTCCGTGTTTACATGTGTGAAAGGTTTGGCTATCAGCTCACATCAAACTGGAAAAAAGATAAAGAAGGCAATTGGTATGAGGAGACAATTGCCAAGGGGAAGAACTGGAGCTGGCGATCGTACTTTCTTGAAAACGTTGCTCAGATGGAGAGCAGAAAAACCGGAATACTCTCAGATGTTTATCGTGATATAGAGACAAATGAACTTGTCCGGACCTATTCCTATCCTTTGTCCGGAAACCGCTTTGTGTTTCTTGATATCGATCCTTCATTTTTATTTGAGCGGGAGTGGCTGCTATAA
- a CDS encoding YwpF-like family protein: MKTFKLCSLAVLFDDDHEKEDLEGKQIPLVDGLIINKEEAKKNWLVEAVVDKNWRRFFEEYAEADQQFMAEVTITKKTNDPATLVCSVKSVNELSEHLSVHLDGVIVAKKDDLSDMLLKNLVKEGFSGEALYEEFKKRKKDRGQAIQGILTTAYEQVKEKGYYEAEKESENKG, from the coding sequence ATGAAAACATTTAAGCTGTGTTCTTTGGCAGTATTATTCGATGACGACCATGAGAAAGAAGATCTGGAAGGTAAGCAGATTCCCCTCGTGGATGGGTTGATTATCAACAAAGAAGAAGCGAAGAAAAACTGGCTCGTTGAAGCTGTGGTCGATAAAAATTGGAGACGTTTCTTTGAAGAGTATGCAGAAGCCGATCAGCAGTTCATGGCTGAAGTGACGATCACAAAGAAAACCAACGATCCGGCAACTCTTGTCTGCTCAGTAAAGTCTGTAAATGAGCTGAGTGAGCATCTCAGTGTGCATCTGGATGGCGTAATCGTAGCTAAAAAAGACGATCTTTCCGATATGCTCCTTAAAAATCTCGTGAAAGAAGGATTCAGCGGCGAGGCGCTCTATGAAGAGTTCAAGAAGCGCAAAAAAGACCGGGGGCAGGCGATTCAGGGTATTTTAACGACCGCTTATGAACAAGTAAAAGAAAAAGGGTACTACGAAGCAGAGAAAGAATCGGAAAATAAAGGATGA
- a CDS encoding MFS transporter gives MNHTWKLKGTLFFFHSAMTIIISYMPVYFQALGLSGSQIGILLAVGPFAAILSQPFWGYMSDRWKTVKYILLTCLTGALIVGFIVFQMNEFVWIMFLLFIFFAFMSPAGGLGDSLAQKVSYERGVSFGSIRMWGSLGFGTSSLVSGYLLASFGIQNIYYLYAFFLIIAILFCTRAPDSTPSRKKANLKKALLLGKDPVLALFLIMIFLISLTHRMNDTFLGLYIVELGGNEAIIGTAWFIGVITEAVVFAASALWLRRFHPLTFITFAAVLYVLRWLLMGSVSGPGDILYLQILHGLTFGVFYLTAFQFVARLVPDELTSTGHLLFISVFFGVSGVIGSLIGGAVIDTFMVRTLYYMMFGFALLGLLGSLFYRAYYFRTRQGMKDKKRLAEMNG, from the coding sequence ATGAACCACACATGGAAGCTGAAAGGAACACTGTTCTTTTTCCATTCAGCCATGACCATCATTATCAGTTATATGCCTGTCTATTTTCAGGCACTCGGTCTCTCAGGGTCCCAAATCGGCATTTTACTTGCTGTGGGACCTTTTGCTGCGATTTTGTCACAGCCTTTCTGGGGCTATATGAGTGACAGATGGAAAACCGTAAAATATATTCTTTTAACCTGCCTGACAGGAGCACTGATTGTCGGCTTTATTGTGTTTCAGATGAATGAGTTTGTCTGGATTATGTTTTTATTATTTATCTTCTTTGCTTTTATGTCCCCTGCAGGAGGACTGGGCGACAGTCTTGCACAAAAGGTATCCTATGAACGGGGGGTTTCCTTTGGAAGCATCCGGATGTGGGGGTCACTCGGCTTTGGTACGTCGTCTCTTGTTTCAGGGTATCTTCTTGCATCGTTTGGGATCCAGAATATTTACTATCTTTATGCGTTCTTTTTAATTATTGCAATCCTGTTTTGTACCAGGGCGCCGGACAGTACGCCTTCCAGGAAGAAAGCGAATTTGAAGAAAGCACTGCTGCTCGGGAAGGATCCTGTTCTTGCTTTGTTTTTAATCATGATTTTCCTGATCAGCCTGACACACAGAATGAATGATACTTTTCTCGGACTGTATATTGTAGAGCTTGGAGGAAATGAAGCAATCATAGGGACTGCCTGGTTTATCGGTGTCATCACAGAGGCGGTTGTGTTTGCAGCGAGTGCCTTGTGGCTCAGGCGGTTTCATCCTCTGACTTTTATTACATTTGCCGCTGTTTTATATGTGCTGCGGTGGCTTCTTATGGGGAGCGTGTCAGGGCCTGGAGACATTTTATATTTACAGATCCTTCATGGTCTGACTTTCGGTGTCTTTTATTTAACGGCCTTTCAATTCGTAGCACGTCTGGTACCTGATGAACTTACATCAACAGGACACCTCCTGTTTATCAGTGTGTTCTTCGGTGTATCAGGAGTGATCGGCTCTCTTATTGGCGGAGCAGTTATTGATACATTTATGGTCAGAACCCTTTATTACATGATGTTTGGTTTTGCGTTGCTCGGCCTGTTGGGCTCATTGTTTTACAGAGCATACTACTTCAGAACCCGCCAGGGAATGAAAGATAAAAAACGGCTGGCAGAGATGAACGGGTAA
- a CDS encoding DUF2207 family protein, with the protein MLIISFALLIIINAVTVTVWLSEIKKRKDPFSFEHEKKHVPDERDFLSPAVVVKLLSRRGLSANDVTAGLLSLVTKEALRLSEKKGFESPFFIDQTHRGRDGKLTQDERFLLEWICYDIGSNGTFHVTDLEVYTSNNGKMEEYLHNLYEWERSVIETMKSHQFYRPLNFPRMVLIGNGAAGIAAGSVLLFFAPFSGLGIFLSSLLSLGLIYFISPHTVAGRMEEQKWQKYYEYIKNAGSEAFNSDDITKSFVYAVAFRVADRFLTRFSVQEAGEIKVSQESFPLYYVAPTGTAVLSLEGVKMYRDLEQGFDLVENAPVAFGDNTDGTGLDNV; encoded by the coding sequence ATGCTCATAATCAGTTTCGCTTTACTTATTATCATTAATGCAGTGACTGTAACAGTCTGGTTGTCAGAGATAAAGAAACGAAAAGATCCTTTCTCTTTTGAACACGAAAAGAAACACGTTCCTGATGAACGTGATTTTCTCAGTCCAGCAGTTGTGGTGAAATTGCTTTCAAGAAGAGGACTCTCTGCCAACGATGTAACAGCCGGCCTTCTTTCTCTCGTGACAAAAGAAGCGTTACGTCTTTCTGAAAAAAAAGGTTTTGAATCCCCATTCTTTATCGATCAGACGCACAGGGGACGAGATGGGAAGCTCACACAGGATGAACGTTTTTTATTAGAGTGGATCTGTTATGACATCGGCAGCAACGGGACATTTCATGTGACAGATTTAGAGGTTTATACAAGTAACAACGGGAAAATGGAAGAATACCTTCACAACCTGTATGAGTGGGAACGATCAGTTATTGAAACAATGAAATCTCATCAGTTTTACAGGCCGCTCAATTTTCCGAGAATGGTTTTGATAGGAAATGGAGCAGCGGGAATAGCAGCAGGCAGTGTTCTCTTATTTTTCGCTCCCTTCTCAGGACTGGGTATCTTTCTCTCCTCTCTCTTAAGCCTTGGGCTTATTTATTTCATATCTCCCCACACCGTTGCCGGTCGTATGGAAGAACAGAAGTGGCAAAAGTATTATGAGTATATTAAAAATGCAGGAAGTGAAGCATTTAATTCTGATGATATTACGAAGTCATTCGTCTATGCTGTGGCATTCAGGGTGGCCGACCGCTTTCTTACGAGATTTTCTGTCCAGGAAGCAGGGGAGATTAAGGTGTCTCAGGAATCTTTTCCCCTTTACTATGTTGCGCCAACGGGGACCGCAGTGCTTTCCCTTGAAGGGGTGAAGATGTACCGTGATCTCGAGCAGGGGTTCGACCTTGTTGAAAACGCTCCGGTTGCTTTTGGTGACAATACCGATGGAACCGGACTTGATAACGTTTGA
- a CDS encoding amidohydrolase family protein has translation MKIIDAHVHFSHIQSFHHTAETLSHIDYSLEGYNKEFADANVVFSVAMGLREIKGGEGFPDSAPPTPMGLDLAPHLPKNMGVCAGINPYRLGKQELMQLERSLLKPETVGIKIYLGYYPFYAYDKVYGPVYELAKAYRLPVVFHTGDTYSERGLLKYAHPLTIDETAVFNRDVTFIMAHFGDPWMLDAAEVIYKNRNVFADLSGLIVGEEKAVDRIVNTPHFFDHFKHATAFCDHYDKFMFGTDWPLVRVRPYIEFIQSHMPEHSWDDVFYETALRVFPKIRPLL, from the coding sequence ATGAAAATCATTGATGCCCACGTTCATTTTTCTCACATACAAAGCTTTCACCATACGGCTGAAACTCTGTCTCATATCGATTATTCCCTTGAAGGGTATAACAAAGAGTTTGCCGATGCGAACGTTGTCTTTTCCGTTGCTATGGGGTTAAGGGAGATTAAAGGGGGAGAAGGGTTTCCGGACTCGGCTCCACCGACCCCTATGGGACTGGACCTTGCACCGCATCTTCCAAAGAATATGGGAGTGTGTGCAGGGATAAATCCTTACCGTCTCGGGAAGCAGGAACTCATGCAGCTGGAAAGATCCCTGCTAAAGCCGGAAACAGTAGGGATCAAAATCTACCTTGGTTATTATCCTTTTTATGCGTATGACAAGGTTTACGGTCCGGTGTATGAACTGGCCAAAGCTTACCGGCTGCCGGTTGTCTTTCATACAGGGGATACCTATTCCGAACGGGGTCTTCTGAAGTATGCCCATCCCCTTACCATTGACGAAACAGCGGTGTTTAACAGAGATGTGACGTTTATTATGGCTCATTTCGGTGATCCGTGGATGCTGGACGCAGCAGAGGTCATTTATAAAAACCGGAACGTGTTTGCCGATTTGTCAGGTCTTATCGTAGGCGAAGAAAAAGCCGTGGACCGGATTGTTAACACACCTCATTTCTTTGATCACTTTAAACACGCCACCGCGTTTTGTGACCATTATGACAAATTTATGTTCGGTACCGACTGGCCTCTTGTCCGGGTCAGGCCCTACATTGAGTTTATTCAGTCCCATATGCCTGAGCATTCCTGGGACGATGTGTTTTATGAGACAGCGCTCCGGGTGTTTCCAAAGATTAGGCCGCTTTTGTAG
- a CDS encoding GNAT family N-acetyltransferase, translating to MKKTEEQIVLCEYEPGHAEAVAKMWNLSREGWGGHSDVKTGTNVRDQQANSANLHTFLAMDNNEVIGYCGLSEYREDEGALYIPLLNVRTDYHGRKIGKKLILTALEETIRREWPRLDLYTWPGNTKAVPLYKKCGFFWENRDDTVHLMNFLPTVMTQELFKPLFEHLDWYKDSVREIKTEPDGNKTNGFDCYTYEWKKDSRNLRVEFEKTGRGISSFRTEDYAVTMTIPHHTCISGREYEASFTVKNTSDQTIAFSFSGRDNKNIRFSGKREMILSPGEKKVLAGTFAVLEQTGDQKSMQTHPAVEAAVVIDGRTVTMKTGVLTKAPVTLSGALPGNQSFLHQKETAYLQVENNSSTQVDVVFELPSNDNVVFAECSFSLSLDKKEKRVVPVPYELGNPLFYSEDVTVKANLDDTEIMFQQTVTFPFNVQGRGVFGECSAYIHLFQGLSHVALKKENNALIAERGRANKGSYTFMYPKIGLPFSEEFSKMEPESVSFFEEESGIGVELSYLSRNFPGLVVKRVVKLAADGMMTQSFGLQNSSDQPVGDLHLNEPLMFDLSETTLPYDGEIVFNRGTYSSEVSVWESEKLTGNWLFSRNQTWPAALVWSSGVKLHFHTWHMMYFEHVVKTINSGETVFTPPVTFSIGALHSADEVKSFAEKKAAVSPSVLSDVMKWGTKDGNPFVSNTAVLAFAQRVNRSTEGDFRITLPNEEEAAKGSWSSEDGGGKWEATLPVTTSEQAVLATIQGQLSGYHFKKTTALLPPGNHRTAVEESKEKGKQVFTVDNGVLSIKAAPDFYPGIYSLSYEGEEWLASSFPEPEPKSWWNPWIGGIRLELFGLSARSILKEKTNASFVSVEDEYKNEWNGVELTFSISDHPVFGGVTVRQYALMLPGVPVLCSMYEIKQETAVLWNNQTIATGFNLHTGEETGSVVVQAGDDSEAYRHHHHEHHLSQFSHLTASKSGRNEKLHIFPEQTNDKMELYMNQHVVVGDSRRTIALRDKETFFSEPMFFMFSDEEVPLEATHDLRSVRFDHTTWRKG from the coding sequence ATGAAAAAAACAGAAGAACAGATCGTTTTATGCGAGTATGAACCCGGCCATGCAGAAGCTGTAGCGAAAATGTGGAACTTAAGCCGGGAAGGATGGGGCGGCCATTCTGACGTGAAAACAGGTACCAATGTCCGGGATCAGCAGGCGAACTCAGCCAATCTTCATACGTTTCTCGCCATGGACAATAACGAGGTTATCGGGTACTGCGGCCTTTCCGAATACCGTGAAGATGAGGGTGCCCTGTATATCCCTTTACTGAATGTTAGAACCGACTATCACGGACGGAAAATTGGCAAAAAGCTGATCCTTACCGCTCTTGAAGAAACAATCAGACGGGAGTGGCCACGCCTTGATCTTTATACATGGCCCGGAAATACAAAAGCGGTTCCCCTTTATAAAAAGTGCGGTTTCTTCTGGGAAAACCGTGATGATACAGTCCATCTGATGAACTTTCTTCCGACAGTGATGACCCAGGAATTATTCAAGCCTCTTTTTGAGCATCTGGACTGGTACAAAGACAGTGTGAGGGAAATTAAAACGGAGCCTGACGGAAACAAAACGAACGGGTTTGACTGTTACACGTACGAATGGAAAAAAGACAGCCGTAATCTCCGGGTAGAGTTTGAAAAGACAGGCCGCGGCATTTCCTCTTTCCGTACAGAAGACTACGCCGTTACAATGACCATTCCTCATCACACCTGTATCTCAGGCCGGGAGTACGAGGCATCATTTACGGTTAAAAATACGTCTGATCAAACGATTGCGTTTTCTTTTTCCGGCCGTGATAACAAAAACATCCGATTTTCCGGGAAACGGGAAATGATACTTTCACCGGGCGAAAAAAAGGTTCTTGCGGGAACGTTTGCCGTGCTGGAGCAGACGGGGGATCAAAAGAGCATGCAGACGCACCCTGCTGTAGAAGCTGCTGTGGTGATCGACGGCAGGACGGTGACGATGAAAACAGGTGTGCTCACGAAAGCGCCGGTAACGCTGTCAGGAGCTTTACCTGGTAACCAGTCCTTTCTTCATCAAAAGGAAACGGCCTATCTTCAGGTTGAAAACAACAGCAGTACACAAGTAGATGTGGTGTTCGAGCTTCCTTCAAATGATAATGTCGTCTTTGCTGAATGTTCTTTCTCACTTTCTCTTGATAAAAAAGAAAAACGGGTCGTGCCGGTACCATATGAGTTGGGAAATCCTTTATTTTACAGCGAAGACGTTACGGTAAAAGCGAATCTGGACGATACTGAAATTATGTTCCAGCAAACCGTTACGTTCCCCTTTAACGTCCAGGGGCGGGGAGTCTTTGGCGAGTGCAGCGCCTATATTCATCTCTTTCAGGGGCTTTCCCATGTTGCCCTGAAAAAAGAAAACAATGCCCTGATTGCAGAGAGAGGAAGAGCAAACAAAGGCTCCTATACGTTTATGTATCCTAAGATCGGCCTGCCGTTTTCAGAAGAGTTTTCCAAGATGGAACCTGAAAGTGTGTCCTTTTTTGAAGAAGAGTCAGGGATTGGTGTTGAGTTATCGTATCTATCGCGAAATTTCCCCGGCCTGGTCGTCAAAAGAGTAGTTAAGCTGGCTGCGGATGGCATGATGACCCAGTCTTTCGGCCTTCAAAACAGCAGTGACCAGCCTGTGGGGGATCTTCACTTAAATGAACCGCTGATGTTTGATTTAAGCGAGACGACGCTTCCGTATGACGGTGAAATTGTGTTTAACCGGGGAACGTACAGCAGTGAAGTGAGTGTGTGGGAGAGTGAAAAACTCACGGGTAACTGGCTGTTTTCAAGAAACCAGACGTGGCCTGCAGCCCTTGTATGGAGTTCCGGTGTGAAACTTCATTTTCACACATGGCACATGATGTATTTTGAACACGTAGTGAAAACAATAAATTCAGGTGAAACGGTTTTTACGCCACCTGTCACGTTTTCAATCGGCGCACTCCACTCTGCAGATGAAGTCAAAAGCTTTGCGGAGAAAAAAGCGGCCGTTTCTCCTTCTGTTTTATCTGATGTCATGAAGTGGGGAACAAAAGATGGCAACCCTTTTGTATCAAATACGGCGGTCCTTGCTTTTGCTCAGCGTGTTAACCGTTCAACAGAAGGGGATTTTCGCATCACTCTGCCAAATGAAGAGGAGGCTGCAAAGGGCAGCTGGTCCAGTGAAGACGGCGGAGGGAAATGGGAAGCCACACTGCCGGTTACCACATCAGAACAGGCTGTTCTGGCGACAATCCAGGGACAACTGTCCGGTTACCATTTCAAAAAAACCACAGCTTTGTTACCGCCGGGGAATCATCGTACTGCTGTTGAAGAATCGAAAGAAAAAGGAAAACAGGTGTTTACGGTTGATAACGGTGTCCTTTCCATCAAAGCTGCACCGGATTTTTATCCGGGAATCTATTCTCTGTCTTATGAAGGAGAGGAGTGGCTTGCTTCTTCATTTCCGGAGCCTGAGCCAAAATCCTGGTGGAATCCCTGGATCGGAGGAATCCGCCTTGAGCTTTTTGGCCTGTCTGCCAGAAGCATTCTGAAAGAAAAAACAAACGCTTCCTTTGTGTCTGTAGAAGACGAATACAAAAATGAGTGGAACGGTGTTGAATTGACGTTCTCCATCAGCGATCATCCGGTCTTCGGAGGGGTTACTGTCAGGCAGTACGCTCTGATGCTCCCGGGGGTGCCTGTTCTTTGTTCCATGTATGAAATAAAACAGGAAACAGCTGTCCTGTGGAATAACCAAACGATTGCCACCGGGTTTAACCTTCATACCGGCGAGGAGACGGGCAGTGTGGTGGTTCAGGCCGGTGATGACAGTGAGGCTTACAGACATCATCATCACGAGCATCATCTTTCTCAGTTCAGCCACCTTACAGCTTCCAAATCCGGACGGAATGAAAAGCTTCATATTTTCCCGGAACAAACCAATGACAAAATGGAGCTGTATATGAATCAGCATGTAGTGGTGGGGGATTCGAGACGGACAATTGCGCTCAGGGACAAAGAGACATTCTTCTCTGAGCCGATGTTCTTCATGTTCAGTGATGAAGAAGTGCCACTGGAAGCAACTCACGATCTTCGCTCTGTCCGGTTTGATCATACTACATGGAGAAAGGGTTAA
- a CDS encoding TVP38/TMEM64 family protein, translating into MKKWLILAVLLGLFTVAWQSDWVSAARSNNVEYFIDTLFEDMGYGLLLVTIPLMIIQNVITLFPVVLIILVHIMAFGVFEGGLYSLAGTVLGAWVCFLLVKYFNFNWTERIWNKRKSSLSRYYRWIKEYGVFTIVALRSIPVFPSNLISFAAAFTPISLKAYIWSCVVGNLSMIWLLSLLTAPLWLESNDAFYTTFLSGYVLFALTVAGFYLRKAFYGKRGKPSFEKYIS; encoded by the coding sequence TTGAAAAAATGGCTGATCTTGGCTGTCCTCCTTGGTTTGTTTACTGTTGCCTGGCAAAGTGACTGGGTAAGTGCAGCAAGAAGCAACAACGTGGAGTATTTTATTGATACATTATTTGAGGATATGGGCTACGGACTTCTTCTCGTTACTATACCGCTGATGATCATTCAGAACGTGATTACACTCTTTCCAGTTGTGCTGATTATCCTTGTTCATATTATGGCTTTCGGGGTTTTTGAGGGGGGGCTGTACAGTCTGGCCGGGACTGTTCTGGGAGCATGGGTATGTTTTCTCCTCGTAAAATATTTTAACTTCAACTGGACTGAACGGATCTGGAATAAGAGAAAGTCCAGCCTGTCCCGTTATTACCGGTGGATAAAGGAGTATGGGGTGTTTACCATTGTGGCCCTGCGCAGTATTCCGGTTTTCCCGAGCAATCTGATCTCTTTTGCCGCGGCTTTCACACCAATCAGCCTGAAAGCTTATATCTGGTCCTGTGTCGTGGGAAACCTGTCTATGATCTGGCTGTTGTCTTTACTTACGGCGCCTTTATGGCTTGAGAGTAATGACGCGTTTTACACCACTTTCCTTTCAGGGTATGTGCTGTTCGCTCTTACTGTTGCCGGCTTTTATCTAAGAAAGGCCTTTTATGGGAAAAGAGGGAAACCCTCTTTTGAAAAGTATATTTCTTAA
- a CDS encoding methyl-accepting chemotaxis protein, producing the protein MKKSLRAKILLGFGIILVILLGISSFSMVNLYTINQNVDRIMSEELPHLTTSSGMALNMADRMANIRGYILSGDDEYRERYIELAEESNALGADLLGFSNEDEHVAHLIDRSEYWNDITISRVFPMYEEHGMDTALITVRYQLDPIAEEVMEGFTALASQEQDGIISRGNDMSAQGETVALFNIIATGAGVIVAILVALFVARQVVTPILLVANKIEEVARGDLSGERIKTKSKDEIGRLTTSVNRMVTELRTLLKQASETADSVASASSELSNHSQHTTAATTQIASTTDQVAASASNTVESSQESAKAMEEMSSGIQRIAESTMLVAESTQDATREAEEGNREIQSAVGQMNLISNSVSETAEVMNKLGERSEEIGTIIEMITSISEQTNLLALNAAIEAARAGDHGRGFAVVADEVRKLAEESRKSAQEIGEVIEEIQVQTKLAVSQMESGTVEVNSGITLVTRAGEAFGRIHQSIGHVSTQIQEVSAVSEEMSASSEQVTASVEEMAEMAAMTSTRFNEVKSGTEGQLSSIQQVAASAEELNHMAEDLKKSVNRFSF; encoded by the coding sequence ATGAAAAAGAGTTTACGAGCAAAAATACTATTGGGTTTTGGTATTATCTTGGTTATCCTTCTTGGGATTTCATCGTTCTCAATGGTGAACCTTTATACGATTAATCAAAATGTGGACCGCATCATGAGTGAAGAGCTTCCGCACCTCACCACCAGCAGCGGCATGGCCCTGAACATGGCTGATCGCATGGCAAATATCAGAGGATACATATTAAGCGGAGACGATGAATACAGAGAGCGTTATATTGAACTCGCCGAAGAGAGCAATGCTCTTGGTGCTGACCTCCTCGGTTTTTCAAATGAAGACGAACACGTGGCACACTTGATTGACCGCAGTGAGTACTGGAATGATATTACGATCTCCCGCGTTTTTCCCATGTATGAAGAGCACGGAATGGATACGGCGCTGATTACTGTCCGTTACCAGCTTGACCCGATCGCTGAAGAGGTTATGGAAGGCTTTACAGCTCTTGCTTCCCAGGAGCAGGACGGTATTATTTCAAGAGGAAATGATATGAGTGCCCAAGGGGAAACGGTAGCACTGTTTAATATTATTGCAACGGGTGCTGGTGTGATTGTGGCCATTCTGGTAGCCTTGTTTGTAGCAAGGCAGGTTGTCACTCCGATTCTCCTGGTTGCAAACAAGATTGAAGAAGTAGCAAGGGGAGATTTGAGCGGAGAACGAATTAAAACAAAGTCAAAAGATGAAATCGGACGCCTTACCACTTCTGTTAACCGTATGGTTACTGAGTTGAGGACTCTTTTGAAACAGGCATCTGAAACTGCAGACTCTGTTGCAAGTGCATCATCAGAACTATCAAATCACTCCCAGCATACAACAGCAGCCACTACACAGATTGCCTCTACAACCGATCAGGTAGCCGCAAGCGCATCAAACACAGTAGAAAGCTCTCAGGAAAGTGCAAAAGCCATGGAAGAGATGAGCAGCGGTATTCAGCGCATCGCTGAATCCACTATGCTTGTGGCTGAATCTACCCAGGATGCTACCCGTGAAGCAGAAGAAGGGAACCGTGAAATTCAATCTGCGGTCGGGCAAATGAACCTGATCTCCAACTCTGTAAGCGAAACTGCCGAAGTGATGAACAAACTCGGAGAACGTTCAGAAGAGATAGGGACCATCATTGAAATGATTACATCCATTTCAGAACAGACCAACCTACTTGCACTTAATGCAGCAATCGAAGCGGCAAGGGCCGGAGACCACGGACGGGGCTTTGCCGTTGTGGCAGATGAAGTGAGAAAACTAGCTGAGGAATCCCGGAAGTCAGCCCAGGAAATCGGAGAGGTCATAGAAGAGATTCAGGTACAGACAAAGCTCGCCGTCAGCCAGATGGAATCAGGTACTGTTGAAGTAAACAGTGGAATTACGCTGGTAACAAGAGCGGGGGAAGCATTCGGCAGAATTCACCAGTCCATTGGTCACGTGAGCACACAGATTCAGGAAGTTTCTGCTGTTTCTGAGGAAATGTCGGCAAGCTCCGAACAAGTAACAGCTTCAGTTGAAGAGATGGCTGAAATGGCTGCCATGACCTCGACACGGTTCAATGAAGTCAAATCAGGTACGGAAGGACAGCTTTCCTCTATTCAGCAGGTGGCAGCCTCAGCAGAGGAACTGAACCACATGGCTGAAGATCTGAAGAAAAGTGTAAACAGGTTCTCATTTTAG